In the genome of Terriglobales bacterium, one region contains:
- a CDS encoding Druantia anti-phage system protein DruA: MANLVDSLGFRCGGRMFAAAEIALIREVVDTCRGLSRKELANTVSELVGWTRANGSLKEAECLMLLARLEAQGQLRLPAKQQTRPVGSVTSIPRTAAGEAGVPLSGRVETFAPVCVERVADAGARQRFRELVGRYHPLGYKVPFGAHLQYLVWISRPVPTVVGGLQFSSAAWRLQARDRWIGWDEATRARHLQQVVNNSRLLLLPWVHIQNLASATLAEALRRLPADWQAQYGVRPLLAETFVDPARYTGACYRAANWVEIGQTSGRGREDRQHRRHGARPKRVFVYPLRRDAQARLRGESGRP; encoded by the coding sequence GTGGCGAACCTGGTAGACAGCCTCGGTTTCCGCTGCGGCGGCCGAATGTTCGCGGCCGCTGAGATCGCGTTGATTCGCGAGGTGGTGGACACCTGTCGGGGCCTGAGTCGAAAAGAACTGGCCAACACAGTCAGCGAGTTGGTGGGCTGGACGCGTGCCAATGGTTCGCTAAAGGAAGCCGAATGCCTCATGCTGCTGGCGCGGCTGGAAGCGCAGGGACAGCTCCGCCTGCCCGCGAAACAGCAGACGCGACCGGTCGGGTCAGTCACATCGATTCCGCGGACGGCCGCGGGCGAAGCGGGCGTGCCGCTGAGCGGGCGCGTGGAAACGTTTGCCCCGGTGTGCGTCGAGCGTGTGGCGGACGCGGGGGCGCGGCAGCGGTTTCGTGAACTGGTCGGCCGCTATCACCCGCTCGGCTACAAAGTGCCATTCGGCGCACACCTCCAGTATCTGGTCTGGATTAGCCGGCCCGTGCCCACGGTGGTAGGCGGCCTGCAGTTTTCCAGTGCGGCGTGGCGGCTCCAGGCCCGAGATCGGTGGATTGGGTGGGACGAAGCGACCCGTGCACGCCATTTGCAGCAGGTGGTCAATAACAGCCGGCTCTTGCTGCTGCCCTGGGTCCACATCCAAAATTTGGCGAGTGCCACATTAGCCGAGGCCCTGCGGCGTTTGCCCGCGGATTGGCAGGCTCAATACGGCGTCAGGCCGCTGCTGGCGGAGACCTTCGTGGACCCGGCGCGCTATACCGGCGCCTGCTACCGGGCGGCGAATTGGGTGGAGATTGGGCAGACCAGTGGGCGCGGTCGCGAGGATCGCCAGCATCGCCGTCACGGTGCCCGGCCCAAGCGGGTGTTCGTGTATCCCTTGAGACGCGATGCGCAGGCGCGCCTGCGGGGAGAAAGCGGACGTCCATGA